The following proteins are co-located in the Cupriavidus pauculus genome:
- a CDS encoding Fis family transcriptional regulator, whose amino-acid sequence MSRNAIDQCIRDSLDTYFRDLDGEVPSNMYNMVLEAVERPLLEAVMVRAERNQSLAAAYLGINRNTLRKKLQQHGLL is encoded by the coding sequence ATGAGCCGCAACGCCATCGACCAATGTATCCGGGACAGCCTGGATACCTACTTTCGCGACCTGGACGGCGAAGTGCCGTCCAACATGTACAACATGGTGCTGGAGGCCGTGGAGCGGCCGCTGCTGGAAGCCGTGATGGTGCGCGCCGAGCGCAACCAGTCGCTGGCGGCCGCGTACCTGGGCATCAACCGCAACACCCTTCGCAAGAAGCTGCAGCAACACGGATTACTTTGA
- the purH gene encoding bifunctional phosphoribosylaminoimidazolecarboxamide formyltransferase/IMP cyclohydrolase produces MIKQALLSVSDKTGIVDFARELNALGVTLLSTGGTAKLLADAGLPVTEVADYTGFPEMLDGRVKTLHPKVHGGILARRDLPEHMAALAEHKIPTIDLLVVNLYPFQQTVAKDDCTLPDAIENIDIGGPTMLRSAAKNHRDVTVIVDPADYAVVLDEMRANGNAVGYDTNFRLATKVFAHTAQYDGAITNYLTSLGSDKSHQGRSSYPQTLNLAFEKVQEMRYGENPHQSAAFYRDLKAVDGALANYVQLQGKELSYNNIADADAAWECVKSFEAAAGAACVIIKHANPCGVAVGANALEAYEKAFKTDSTSAFGGIIAFNVELDEAAAQAVAKQFVEVLIAPSFSTAARNVFAAKQNVRLLEIPLGGGVNQFDLKRVGGGLLVQGPDARNVQPSELRVVTRRHPTPKEMDDLMFAWRVAKFVKSNAIVFCGNGMTLGVGAGQMSRVDSARIASIKAQNAGLSLAGSAVASDAFFPFRDGLDVVVDAGATVVIQPGGSMRDDEVIAAADERGIAMVLTGTRHFRH; encoded by the coding sequence ATGATCAAGCAAGCACTCCTTTCCGTCTCCGACAAGACCGGCATCGTCGACTTCGCGCGCGAACTGAACGCGCTCGGCGTGACGCTGCTTTCCACCGGCGGCACCGCCAAACTGCTGGCCGACGCCGGGCTGCCGGTCACGGAAGTGGCCGACTACACCGGCTTTCCCGAAATGCTGGACGGCCGCGTCAAGACGCTGCACCCGAAGGTGCACGGCGGCATCCTGGCCCGCCGCGACCTGCCCGAGCACATGGCCGCGCTGGCCGAGCACAAGATCCCGACGATCGACCTGCTGGTGGTCAACCTGTACCCGTTCCAGCAGACCGTGGCCAAGGACGACTGCACGCTGCCCGACGCCATCGAGAACATCGACATCGGCGGCCCCACCATGCTGCGCTCGGCCGCCAAGAACCACCGCGACGTGACCGTGATCGTCGATCCGGCCGACTACGCCGTGGTGCTGGACGAAATGCGCGCCAACGGCAACGCCGTGGGCTACGACACGAACTTCCGCCTGGCGACCAAGGTCTTCGCGCACACGGCCCAGTACGACGGCGCAATCACCAACTACCTGACCAGCCTGGGCAGCGACAAGTCGCACCAGGGCCGCAGCAGCTACCCGCAGACGCTGAACCTGGCCTTCGAGAAGGTGCAGGAAATGCGCTACGGCGAGAACCCGCACCAGTCGGCCGCGTTCTACCGCGACCTGAAGGCCGTGGACGGCGCGCTGGCCAACTACGTGCAGCTGCAGGGCAAGGAACTGTCGTACAACAACATCGCCGACGCCGATGCGGCCTGGGAGTGCGTGAAGTCGTTCGAGGCGGCAGCCGGCGCGGCCTGCGTGATCATCAAGCACGCCAACCCGTGCGGCGTGGCGGTGGGCGCCAACGCGCTGGAAGCGTACGAAAAGGCGTTCAAGACCGACTCGACCTCGGCCTTCGGCGGCATCATCGCGTTCAACGTCGAGCTGGACGAGGCGGCCGCCCAGGCCGTGGCGAAGCAGTTTGTCGAAGTGCTGATTGCCCCGTCGTTCAGCACCGCCGCGCGCAACGTGTTCGCGGCCAAGCAGAACGTGCGCCTGCTGGAGATTCCGCTGGGCGGCGGCGTGAACCAGTTCGACCTGAAGCGCGTGGGCGGCGGCCTGCTGGTGCAGGGCCCGGACGCGCGCAACGTGCAGCCGTCCGAGCTGCGCGTGGTGACGCGCCGCCACCCAACGCCCAAGGAAATGGACGACCTGATGTTCGCGTGGCGCGTGGCCAAGTTCGTCAAGTCGAACGCCATCGTGTTCTGCGGCAACGGCATGACGCTGGGCGTGGGCGCCGGCCAGATGAGCCGCGTGGATTCGGCCCGCATCGCCAGCATCAAGGCCCAGAACGCCGGGCTGTCGCTGGCCGGCTCGGCCGTGGCGTCGGACGCGTTCTTCCCGTTCCGTGACGGCCTGGACGTGGTGGTGGACGCCGGCGCCACGGTCGTGATCCAGCCGGGCGGCTCGATGCGCGACGACGAGGTGATTGCCGCGGCCGACGAGCGCGGCATCGCCATGGTGCTGACGGGAACGCGGCACTTCCGGCATTAA
- the ruvC gene encoding crossover junction endodeoxyribonuclease RuvC: protein MRILGIDPGLRTTGFGVLEKHGSKLAYVASGTIRSNGDESLPQRLKTLYDGIAEVARTYAPDCAAIEKVFVNVNPQSTLMLGQARGAAICGLVGQGLTVHEYTALQLKVAVVGYGRANKEQVQEMVMRLLSLSGRPSSDAADALGVAICHANGGDTLGTLAGMAPDLARKGLRVRRGRLIG, encoded by the coding sequence ATGCGCATCCTCGGCATCGACCCCGGCCTGCGGACCACCGGCTTTGGCGTGCTGGAAAAGCACGGCAGCAAGCTGGCGTACGTGGCGTCGGGCACCATCCGCAGCAATGGCGACGAAAGCCTGCCGCAGCGGCTGAAGACGCTCTACGACGGCATTGCCGAGGTGGCGCGCACCTACGCGCCCGACTGCGCGGCCATCGAGAAGGTGTTCGTCAACGTCAACCCGCAGTCCACGCTGATGCTGGGGCAGGCGCGCGGCGCCGCCATCTGCGGCCTGGTGGGCCAGGGGCTGACGGTGCACGAGTACACCGCGCTGCAGCTCAAGGTGGCCGTGGTCGGCTACGGCCGGGCCAACAAGGAACAGGTGCAGGAGATGGTGATGCGGCTGCTGTCGCTGTCCGGCCGCCCCAGTTCCGACGCGGCCGACGCGCTGGGCGTGGCGATCTGCCACGCCAACGGCGGCGACACGCTCGGCACGCTCGCCGGCATGGCGCCGGACCTGGCCCGCAAGGGGCTGCGCGTCCGGCGTGGCCGCCTGATCGGCTGA
- a CDS encoding glycerophosphodiester phosphodiesterase, translating to MPHALARRLSLAAATATLIAGCATPPRAPVAPAPPAAQAPAPAATARPPAPPALVIGHRGASALRPEHTLASYQKAIDDGADIIEPDLVATRDGVLVARHENNITGTTNVAEVPEFAGRRRIKVIDGERIDGWFTEDFTLAELKTLRARERIPNLRPYNAKLNDQFEIPTLDEILKLAEQASARRGSRVGIYPELKHPSYFRGIGLPLEEKLAAALQHSSYARTAPVYVQSFEVGPLRTMKRLLGASMPNVRIVQLLGSAQGRPADWRLAGDSRTYASMLTPLGLREVATYANGIGPEKSLVIPRDHAGGLGAPTALVANAHAAGLTVHPYTFRPENSFLPRPLRAPGGDATRSPDGMVREVQAFIAAGVDGFFTDDPALGRRAVDGR from the coding sequence ATGCCGCACGCCCTTGCTCGCCGTCTTTCCCTTGCCGCCGCCACTGCCACGCTGATCGCGGGCTGCGCCACGCCGCCGCGCGCGCCGGTGGCTCCGGCGCCGCCGGCCGCGCAGGCCCCGGCGCCGGCCGCGACGGCCCGCCCGCCGGCCCCGCCCGCGCTGGTCATCGGCCACCGGGGCGCCAGCGCGCTGCGGCCCGAGCACACGCTGGCGTCGTACCAGAAGGCCATCGACGACGGCGCCGACATCATCGAGCCCGACCTGGTGGCCACGCGCGACGGCGTACTCGTGGCGCGGCACGAGAACAACATCACCGGCACCACCAACGTAGCCGAGGTGCCCGAGTTTGCGGGCCGGCGCCGCATCAAGGTCATCGACGGCGAACGTATCGACGGCTGGTTCACCGAGGACTTCACGCTGGCCGAGCTGAAGACGCTGCGCGCCCGCGAGCGCATTCCGAACCTGCGGCCCTACAACGCCAAGCTGAACGACCAGTTCGAGATTCCCACGCTCGACGAGATCCTGAAGCTGGCCGAACAGGCGTCGGCCCGGCGCGGCAGCCGCGTCGGCATCTATCCCGAACTGAAGCACCCGAGCTACTTCCGCGGCATCGGCCTGCCGCTGGAGGAAAAGCTGGCCGCCGCGCTGCAGCACAGCAGCTACGCCCGCACCGCGCCCGTCTACGTGCAGTCGTTCGAGGTAGGCCCGCTGCGCACGATGAAGCGGCTGCTGGGCGCGTCGATGCCCAACGTGCGGATCGTGCAGTTGCTGGGCAGCGCCCAGGGCCGCCCCGCCGACTGGCGCCTGGCCGGCGACAGCCGCACCTATGCGTCGATGCTGACCCCGCTGGGCCTGCGCGAGGTGGCCACCTACGCCAACGGCATCGGCCCCGAGAAAAGCCTGGTGATCCCGCGCGACCATGCCGGCGGCCTGGGCGCGCCCACGGCGCTGGTGGCCAACGCCCACGCGGCCGGGCTGACCGTCCATCCGTACACGTTCCGCCCCGAAAACAGCTTCCTGCCCCGGCCGCTGCGCGCGCCGGGCGGCGACGCCACGCGCAGCCCGGACGGCATGGTGCGCGAGGTGCAGGCGTTCATCGCGGCCGGCGTGGATGGCTTCTTCACCGACGACCCGGCGCTGGGCCGCCGCGCGGTGGACGGGCGCTGA
- the ruvA gene encoding Holliday junction branch migration protein RuvA gives MIGRIAGTLLEKNPPHLLVDCHGVGYEIAVPMSTFYNLPAVGHPVTLLTQQIVREDAHLLFGFGTATERNTFRELIKITGIGARMALAVLSGLSVAELAQAVTMQEAGRLTKIPGIGKKTAERLLLELKGKLGAELGHAPGTTPAPDSADILNALLALGYSEKEATLAIKQVPAGTGVSEGIKLALKALSKG, from the coding sequence ATGATCGGACGCATCGCCGGCACCCTGCTCGAAAAGAACCCTCCGCACCTGCTCGTGGACTGCCACGGCGTGGGCTACGAGATCGCTGTGCCGATGAGCACGTTCTACAACCTGCCGGCCGTGGGCCATCCCGTGACGCTGCTCACGCAGCAGATCGTCCGCGAGGACGCCCACCTGCTGTTCGGCTTCGGCACCGCCACCGAGCGCAACACGTTCCGCGAGCTGATCAAGATCACCGGCATCGGCGCGCGGATGGCGCTGGCGGTGCTGTCCGGGCTGTCCGTGGCGGAACTGGCGCAGGCCGTGACGATGCAGGAAGCGGGCCGGCTGACCAAGATCCCCGGCATCGGCAAGAAAACGGCCGAGCGGCTACTGCTGGAGCTGAAGGGCAAGCTGGGCGCCGAGCTGGGCCACGCGCCGGGCACCACACCGGCGCCGGACAGCGCCGACATCCTGAACGCGCTGCTGGCGCTGGGCTACTCCGAGAAGGAAGCCACGCTGGCCATCAAGCAGGTGCCGGCCGGCACCGGCGTGTCCGAGGGCATCAAGCTGGCGCTCAAGGCGCTGTCGAAGGGCTAG
- the ruvB gene encoding Holliday junction branch migration DNA helicase RuvB, whose translation MIETDKLTGDRPPERVIAATPASTQEEAFERALRPKLLDEYVGQEKVRGQLDIFMHAARKRREALDHVLLFGPPGLGKTTLAHIIAREMGVNLRQTSGPVLERPGDLAALLTNLEANDVLFIDEIHRLSPVVEEILYPALEDYQIDIMIGEGPAARSVKLDLQPFTLVGATTRAGMLTNPLRDRFGIVARLEFYTPDELARIVARSAHLLNAAIDPAGALEIARRARGTPRIVNRLLRRVRDYAEVKGDGTITRDLADKALAMLDVDTVGFDLMDRKLLEAVLHKFDGGPVGVDNLAAAIGEARDTIEDVLEPYLIQQGYLQRTPRGRVATAAAYRHFGLATPRSDAGGDMFDAP comes from the coding sequence ATGATAGAAACCGACAAGCTGACTGGTGACCGCCCGCCCGAGCGCGTCATCGCCGCCACGCCCGCCTCCACCCAGGAGGAAGCCTTCGAACGCGCGCTGCGGCCCAAGCTGCTGGACGAGTACGTGGGCCAGGAAAAGGTGCGCGGCCAGCTCGACATCTTCATGCACGCGGCCCGCAAGCGCCGCGAGGCACTGGACCACGTGCTGCTGTTCGGCCCGCCTGGCCTGGGCAAGACCACGCTGGCGCACATCATCGCGCGCGAGATGGGCGTGAACCTGCGCCAGACGTCCGGCCCGGTGCTGGAACGGCCCGGCGACCTGGCCGCGCTGCTGACCAACCTCGAAGCCAACGACGTCCTGTTCATCGACGAGATCCACCGGCTGTCGCCCGTGGTCGAGGAAATCCTGTACCCGGCGCTGGAGGACTACCAGATCGACATCATGATCGGCGAAGGCCCGGCGGCCCGCTCGGTCAAGCTGGACCTGCAGCCGTTCACGCTGGTGGGGGCCACCACGCGCGCCGGCATGCTGACCAACCCGCTGCGCGACCGGTTCGGCATCGTGGCGCGGCTGGAGTTCTACACGCCCGACGAACTGGCGCGCATCGTGGCGCGGTCTGCGCACCTGCTCAACGCGGCCATCGACCCGGCCGGCGCGCTGGAGATTGCCCGCCGGGCGCGCGGCACGCCCCGGATTGTCAACCGGCTGCTGCGCCGCGTGCGCGACTACGCCGAGGTCAAGGGCGACGGCACCATCACGCGCGATCTGGCCGACAAGGCGCTGGCGATGCTGGACGTCGACACGGTCGGCTTCGACTTGATGGACCGCAAGCTGCTGGAGGCCGTGCTGCACAAGTTCGACGGCGGCCCGGTGGGCGTGGACAACCTGGCGGCCGCCATTGGCGAGGCGCGCGACACGATCGAGGACGTGCTGGAGCCGTATTTGATCCAGCAGGGTTACCTGCAGCGCACCCCGCGCGGGCGCGTGGCCACGGCCGCCGCGTATCGCCATTTCGGCCTGGCCACGCCCCGGTCGGACGCCGGCGGCGACATGTTCGACGCCCCCTAG
- a CDS encoding BPSL1445 family SYLF domain-containing lipoprotein: MDRRQFVTRVAGSGLLVATAAFAAGCTTTGTGAGTDAAAKRKEIDAGADGALNRLYASVKNAQELGNRAQGILIFPRVLSGGLVVGGEYGDGALRSKGATQGYYRTIAGSIGLTAGGQSRSVIIMFMTPDAYNKFVQSKGWTVGADASVALAKVGANGMVDTVTAQQPVIAFVQTNAGLMVDVSLNGAKISKLDL; the protein is encoded by the coding sequence ATGGATCGACGTCAGTTCGTGACCCGCGTGGCCGGGTCGGGCCTGCTGGTGGCCACGGCCGCCTTTGCGGCCGGCTGCACGACCACCGGCACCGGCGCCGGCACCGATGCGGCGGCCAAGCGCAAGGAAATCGACGCCGGCGCGGACGGCGCGCTGAACCGGCTCTATGCGTCGGTGAAGAACGCCCAGGAGCTGGGCAACCGCGCGCAGGGCATCCTGATCTTCCCGCGCGTGCTGTCCGGCGGGCTGGTGGTGGGCGGCGAGTACGGCGACGGCGCGCTGCGCAGCAAGGGCGCCACGCAGGGCTACTACCGGACCATTGCCGGGTCGATCGGCCTGACCGCCGGCGGCCAGTCGCGCTCGGTCATCATCATGTTCATGACGCCCGACGCGTACAACAAGTTCGTGCAGTCCAAGGGCTGGACCGTGGGCGCCGACGCCAGCGTGGCGCTGGCCAAGGTGGGCGCCAACGGCATGGTCGACACGGTCACGGCCCAGCAGCCGGTGATCGCCTTCGTGCAAACCAACGCCGGCCTGATGGTCGATGTGTCGCTGAACGGCGCCAAGATCAGCAAGCTGGACCTGTAG
- a CDS encoding queuosine precursor transporter, whose amino-acid sequence MPDPLAAPAPSGHTGRVYRYYDLVMVAFVTVLLCSNLIGAAKAAQVTLPVIGPVTFGAGVLFFPVSYIFGDVLTEVYGYGRDRRVVWAGFAALAFATFMAFVVLRMPVAPFMHDYQKSLEDVFGNTWRIALGSLIAFCCGSFANSYTLAKMKLWTGGRWLWTRTIGSTLAGELVDSSLFYVIAFYGIWPLEKVIQVAIAQYVLKTGWEVVMTPVTYKVVAFLKRAENEDWYDRDTNFTPFRLRV is encoded by the coding sequence ATGCCCGACCCGCTTGCCGCCCCCGCCCCCTCCGGCCACACCGGGCGCGTCTATCGCTACTACGACCTCGTGATGGTGGCGTTCGTCACGGTGCTGCTGTGCTCGAACCTGATCGGCGCGGCCAAGGCGGCGCAGGTGACGCTGCCGGTCATCGGCCCGGTCACCTTCGGCGCCGGGGTGCTGTTCTTCCCGGTCTCGTACATCTTTGGCGACGTGCTGACCGAGGTCTACGGCTACGGCCGCGACCGCCGCGTGGTGTGGGCCGGCTTTGCGGCGCTGGCGTTTGCCACGTTCATGGCCTTCGTGGTGCTGCGCATGCCGGTGGCGCCTTTCATGCACGACTACCAGAAGAGCCTGGAAGACGTGTTCGGCAACACCTGGCGAATCGCGCTGGGATCGCTGATCGCGTTCTGCTGTGGCAGTTTCGCCAACAGCTACACGCTGGCCAAGATGAAGCTGTGGACTGGCGGGCGCTGGCTGTGGACGCGCACGATCGGCTCGACGCTGGCCGGGGAGCTGGTCGATTCGTCGCTGTTCTACGTGATTGCGTTCTACGGGATCTGGCCGCTGGAAAAGGTCATCCAGGTAGCCATCGCACAGTACGTGCTGAAGACCGGCTGGGAGGTCGTGATGACCCCGGTCACCTACAAGGTGGTGGCGTTCCTGAAGCGTGCCGAGAACGAGGACTGGTACGACCGCGACACGAACTTCACGCCGTTCCGGCTGCGCGTCTGA
- a CDS encoding histidine phosphatase family protein, producing MLQSSGPQSLAYTHLIVIRHGETAWNRERRLQGQIDIPLNDTGRAQARALAEALTGEPIDAVYTSDLGRARETATPLAQALGLTVRAEPRLRERCYGDLEGMTYAEVAEKRPEDFARWQARVPDYAPPGGESLREFHERAVEVALSLSRRHPGERIALVAHGGVLDCLYREATGMTLEAPRTHELLNASVNRLRCDSANLTLLQWGDVSHLEALTLDEVDRRVP from the coding sequence ATGTTGCAAAGCTCCGGCCCGCAGTCGCTGGCCTACACCCACCTGATCGTGATCCGCCATGGCGAGACGGCCTGGAACCGCGAACGGCGGCTCCAGGGCCAGATCGACATCCCGCTCAACGACACGGGCCGGGCGCAGGCCCGCGCGCTGGCCGAGGCGCTGACTGGCGAGCCGATCGACGCGGTGTACACCAGCGACCTGGGCCGTGCCCGCGAAACGGCGACGCCGCTGGCCCAGGCGCTGGGTCTGACGGTGCGCGCCGAGCCGCGGCTGCGCGAGCGCTGCTATGGCGACCTGGAAGGCATGACCTATGCCGAGGTGGCGGAAAAGCGTCCCGAGGATTTCGCGCGCTGGCAGGCCCGCGTGCCCGACTACGCGCCGCCCGGCGGCGAGTCGCTGCGCGAATTCCACGAGCGGGCGGTGGAGGTGGCGCTGTCGCTGTCGCGCCGCCATCCGGGCGAGCGGATCGCGCTGGTGGCCCACGGCGGCGTGCTCGACTGCCTGTATCGCGAAGCCACCGGCATGACGCTGGAGGCGCCGCGCACGCATGAACTGCTCAACGCCAGCGTCAACCGGCTGCGCTGCGACAGCGCCAACCTGACGCTGCTGCAATGGGGCGATGTCAGCCACCTGGAAGCGCTGACGCTCGACGAGGTCGACCGCCGGGTTCCTTGA
- a CDS encoding YbhB/YbcL family Raf kinase inhibitor-like protein yields the protein MKLWSNAFADNAPIPGEFAFCVPDAAAHVTLSANRNPDLHWDDVPAGTRSFVLLAHDPDVPSRGDDVNQEGREVPASLPRVDFFHWVLIDIPPGLNTISAATHSDGVIARGKPGPEALVGTATAGGLRHGVNDYTGWFAGDEDMKGHYFGYDGPCPPWNDAIPHRYIFTVYALDIDRVPVEGHFTGADVRRAIEGHVLAEASYTGTYTLNPRLLQQAGQ from the coding sequence ATGAAACTGTGGAGCAACGCCTTTGCGGACAACGCGCCGATCCCCGGCGAGTTCGCGTTCTGCGTGCCGGATGCCGCGGCCCATGTCACGCTGTCGGCCAACCGCAACCCGGACCTGCACTGGGACGACGTGCCGGCCGGCACGCGGTCGTTCGTGCTGCTGGCGCACGATCCCGACGTCCCGAGCCGGGGCGACGACGTGAACCAGGAAGGCCGCGAGGTGCCGGCGTCGCTGCCGCGCGTGGACTTCTTCCATTGGGTGCTGATCGACATTCCGCCCGGCCTGAACACGATCTCGGCCGCGACGCACAGTGACGGCGTGATCGCGCGCGGCAAGCCCGGCCCCGAGGCGCTGGTGGGCACGGCCACCGCGGGCGGCCTGCGCCATGGCGTGAACGACTACACGGGCTGGTTTGCCGGCGACGAGGACATGAAGGGCCACTACTTCGGCTATGACGGCCCGTGCCCGCCGTGGAACGATGCCATCCCGCACCGCTACATCTTCACGGTGTACGCGCTGGATATCGACCGCGTACCCGTGGAAGGCCATTTCACCGGGGCCGATGTGCGCCGCGCGATCGAAGGCCACGTGCTGGCCGAAGCCAGCTACACCGGCACCTACACGCTCAACCCCCGGCTCCTGCAGCAGGCGGGCCAGTAG
- the dtd gene encoding D-aminoacyl-tRNA deacylase, producing the protein MIALIQRVSQARVTVGGRTTGEIGAGLLALVCAERGDTEAQAERLLAKLLSYRVFADAEGRMNLPVQNIDGNGTAGGLLVVSQFTLAADTNSGTRPSFTPAASPEDGRRLYDHFVARARAAHPTVQTGEFGAMMQVSLTNDGPVTFWLRVPPAGTA; encoded by the coding sequence ATGATCGCCCTGATCCAGCGCGTATCGCAGGCCCGCGTGACCGTCGGCGGCCGGACCACCGGCGAGATCGGCGCCGGCCTGCTGGCGCTGGTCTGCGCCGAGCGCGGCGACACCGAGGCCCAGGCCGAGCGGTTGCTGGCCAAGCTGCTGTCGTACCGCGTGTTTGCCGATGCCGAGGGCCGGATGAACCTGCCGGTGCAGAACATCGACGGCAACGGCACGGCGGGCGGGCTGCTCGTGGTGTCCCAGTTCACGCTCGCGGCCGATACCAACAGCGGCACGCGCCCCAGCTTTACCCCGGCGGCGTCGCCCGAGGACGGCCGCCGGCTCTATGATCACTTCGTGGCCCGCGCCCGCGCCGCGCATCCGACGGTCCAGACCGGAGAATTCGGCGCCATGATGCAGGTCAGCCTCACCAACGATGGTCCCGTCACGTTCTGGCTGCGCGTGCCGCCGGCCGGCACGGCCTGA
- the tyrS gene encoding tyrosine--tRNA ligase, producing MSEVSSAAAPQYPLTPSVMRALEITKRGCDELLVESEWLQKLARSEATGVPLRIKLGLDPTAPDIHLGHTVVLNKLRQLQDLGHQVIFLIGDFTSTIGDPSGRNSTRPPLTREQIEANAQTYYRQASLVLDPARTEIRYNSEWCDPLGARGMIQLAAKYTVARMMERDDFTKRFRSGIPISVHEFLYPLMQGYDSVALESDLELGGTDQKFNLLVGRELQKEYGQESQCILTMPLLVGLDGVEKMSKSKHNYIGVTEAPNDMFGKLMSISDDLMWQYFTLLSFRPMSEIDLMKQEIAMGRNPRDCKVALAQEIVARFHSQADAEAALEAFNHRARGGIPDDIPAVSLAGAPLGIAQLLKQANLVPSTSEANRNIEQGGVKIDGETVSDKAVKIAAGTYVVQVGKRRFARVTLA from the coding sequence ATGAGTGAAGTGTCCTCGGCCGCCGCGCCCCAATATCCACTTACGCCGTCGGTGATGCGCGCACTGGAGATCACCAAGCGCGGCTGCGACGAGCTTCTGGTCGAATCCGAGTGGCTCCAGAAGCTCGCGCGCAGCGAGGCCACCGGCGTGCCGCTGCGCATCAAGCTGGGCCTGGACCCGACCGCGCCCGACATCCACCTCGGCCACACGGTCGTGCTCAACAAGCTGCGCCAGTTGCAGGACCTGGGTCACCAGGTGATCTTCCTGATCGGCGATTTCACGTCGACGATCGGCGATCCGTCGGGCCGCAACAGCACGCGCCCGCCGCTGACCCGCGAGCAGATCGAGGCCAACGCCCAGACCTACTACCGGCAGGCCAGCCTGGTGCTGGACCCGGCCCGCACCGAGATCCGCTACAACAGCGAGTGGTGCGATCCGCTCGGCGCGCGCGGCATGATCCAGCTTGCCGCAAAGTACACCGTGGCCCGCATGATGGAGCGCGACGACTTCACCAAGCGGTTCCGGTCTGGGATTCCCATTTCGGTCCATGAGTTCCTTTATCCGCTCATGCAGGGCTACGATTCGGTCGCGCTGGAGTCCGACCTGGAGCTGGGCGGCACCGACCAGAAGTTCAACCTGCTGGTGGGGCGCGAGCTGCAGAAGGAATACGGCCAGGAGTCGCAGTGCATCCTGACCATGCCGCTGCTGGTGGGCCTGGACGGCGTCGAGAAGATGTCGAAGTCCAAGCACAACTACATCGGCGTGACCGAGGCCCCGAACGACATGTTCGGCAAGCTGATGAGCATCTCGGACGACCTGATGTGGCAGTACTTCACGCTGCTGTCGTTCCGGCCGATGAGCGAGATCGACCTGATGAAACAGGAGATCGCGATGGGCCGCAACCCGCGCGACTGCAAGGTGGCGCTGGCGCAGGAGATTGTGGCGCGCTTCCACAGCCAGGCCGATGCCGAGGCGGCGCTGGAGGCGTTCAACCACCGCGCCCGCGGCGGCATTCCCGACGACATCCCGGCGGTCAGCCTGGCCGGCGCGCCGCTGGGCATCGCGCAACTGCTCAAGCAGGCCAATCTGGTGCCGTCGACGTCGGAAGCCAACCGCAACATCGAGCAGGGCGGCGTGAAGATCGATGGCGAGACCGTCAGCGACAAGGCGGTGAAGATCGCCGCCGGCACCTACGTGGTCCAGGTGGGCAAGCGCCGCTTTGCGCGCGTGACGCTGGCCTGA